A part of Kitasatospora acidiphila genomic DNA contains:
- a CDS encoding SGNH/GDSL hydrolase family protein codes for MSLRARSRRLAAAVAASATLAGLGLALPAQAQADSPVNYVALGDSYSAGSGILPLDLSAPLECARSSLNYPHDLAAQAGLNLTDVTCGGAQTKDFAGSQYPGVAPQLDALNANTGLVTMTIGGNDSGVFIDAILACGSAGVVTLGFGDPCQTLYGSSFDNTIDNSTYPALVSALNAVRAKAPNARVAIVGYPWIVPSQAVPGCFVKMPIASGDIPYLRDLEVHLNSAVQRAAATTGASYVDMSAASDGHDACQPIGTRWIEPVLFGTNYVPVHPNALGEAAMAGQVADTLGLN; via the coding sequence ATGTCCCTCCGTGCCCGCTCACGCCGTCTCGCGGCCGCCGTCGCGGCGTCCGCCACCCTGGCCGGCCTCGGCCTCGCGCTGCCCGCCCAGGCCCAGGCCGACTCACCCGTCAACTACGTTGCGCTCGGTGACAGTTACAGTGCCGGGTCGGGCATCCTGCCGCTCGACCTGAGCGCCCCGCTGGAGTGCGCCCGCTCCAGCCTGAACTACCCGCACGACCTGGCCGCCCAGGCCGGGCTGAACCTCACCGACGTCACCTGCGGCGGCGCCCAGACCAAGGACTTCGCCGGCTCCCAGTACCCGGGCGTCGCACCGCAGTTGGACGCGCTCAACGCCAATACCGGCCTGGTCACCATGACCATCGGCGGCAACGACAGCGGTGTCTTCATCGACGCGATCCTCGCCTGCGGTTCGGCCGGTGTGGTCACCCTCGGGTTCGGCGACCCCTGCCAGACGCTCTACGGCTCCAGCTTCGACAACACCATCGACAACAGCACCTATCCGGCGCTGGTGTCGGCGCTGAACGCCGTCCGGGCCAAGGCCCCCAATGCCCGCGTGGCCATCGTCGGCTACCCGTGGATCGTGCCGAGCCAGGCCGTGCCCGGCTGCTTCGTCAAGATGCCCATCGCGTCCGGCGACATTCCCTACCTGCGCGACCTGGAGGTGCACCTCAACTCGGCCGTGCAGCGGGCCGCCGCCACCACCGGCGCCAGTTACGTCGACATGTCGGCCGCCTCCGACGGCCACGACGCCTGCCAGCCGATCGGCACCCGGTGGATCGAGCCGGTGCTGTTCGGCACCAACTACGTGCCGGTCCACCCCAACGCCCTGGGCGAGGCCGCGATGGCCGGCCAGGTCGCCGACACGCTCGGCCTCAACTGA
- a CDS encoding TetR family transcriptional regulator: MGSTSTAVPAPAPGLRERKKQRTRDALVDAAHRLFLSQGYARTTVDEIAAAVDVSQRTFFRYFANKEEAALAVLADAEDYFVERLADRPSDEPPLLALRMAVCAAWRDLSTEDYQQGSRGVSAALELLQLIESTPSLLAAQLRRSAEQEQRVAAILAAREGVDAAADLRPRLLAAVFSAAIRTAHLAWSSAGDQRREEGPEGMIAVIEAQLDQLGPALVTGHWAPDAGHRP; encoded by the coding sequence ATGGGCTCGACCTCGACAGCTGTGCCCGCTCCCGCACCCGGTCTGCGCGAGCGCAAGAAGCAGCGCACCCGGGACGCCCTGGTGGACGCCGCGCACCGGCTGTTCCTGAGCCAGGGCTATGCGCGCACCACGGTGGACGAGATCGCCGCGGCGGTGGACGTCTCGCAGCGGACCTTCTTCCGCTACTTCGCCAACAAGGAGGAGGCCGCGCTCGCCGTCCTGGCCGACGCGGAGGACTACTTCGTCGAACGCCTCGCCGACCGCCCGTCCGACGAGCCCCCGCTGCTGGCCCTGCGGATGGCGGTCTGCGCGGCCTGGCGGGACCTCAGCACCGAGGACTACCAGCAGGGCTCCCGGGGCGTCTCGGCGGCGCTGGAGCTGCTCCAGCTGATCGAGTCGACCCCGAGCCTGCTCGCCGCCCAGCTGCGCCGCTCCGCCGAGCAGGAGCAGCGGGTGGCCGCGATCCTCGCCGCCCGGGAGGGCGTGGACGCCGCTGCCGACCTGCGCCCCCGGCTGCTGGCCGCGGTCTTCAGCGCCGCGATCCGCACCGCGCACCTGGCCTGGTCCAGCGCCGGCGACCAGCGGCGCGAGGAGGGCCCGGAGGGCATGATCGCGGTGATCGAGGCGCAGCTGGACCAGCTCGGCCCGGCGCTGGTCACCGGTCACTGGGCGCCTGACGCCGGTCACCGACCCTGA
- a CDS encoding alpha/beta hydrolase, with amino-acid sequence MQRRRLKRVMIGAFAACAVLADAGNAAAQATRSNEQVAITTPPAGAAAWVQDHSLGRTLPDPATADAATVAAFFASLTPAEQQQLAQSYPLVVGNLDGAPIQLRYQANRIAVQNELDRALAASTDKKLHADQRAQAASRANDSRPLLEPGRQILAFDPRGRGLVTEVFGDLAAAQRISVVVPGSDSDLGHHDPKDRPLQSSAGMARAVQAEEQKLSPGVPTAVIAWTDYVSPLGLGPDAVTSRLADAAVPRLLRFLDGLHRTTAPAAPPSLICHSYGSVVCGEAAPKLRGATTDMMILGSPGMNVDNAAQLGTGVQVWATRNPADWIGNVPYLEVGGLGHGADPTSPDFGAERISSAGAVGHAGYFDPGTDSLYNFATIALGDYQDVKYS; translated from the coding sequence ATGCAGCGCCGCCGGCTGAAGCGCGTGATGATCGGCGCTTTCGCGGCCTGCGCGGTGCTGGCAGATGCCGGCAACGCGGCGGCCCAGGCGACCCGGTCCAACGAGCAGGTGGCGATCACCACTCCGCCGGCCGGCGCCGCCGCCTGGGTGCAGGACCACTCCCTGGGCCGCACACTGCCCGACCCGGCCACCGCGGACGCCGCCACCGTGGCCGCCTTCTTCGCCTCGCTCACCCCCGCCGAGCAGCAGCAGCTCGCGCAGAGCTACCCGCTTGTGGTCGGCAACCTGGACGGCGCCCCGATCCAGCTGCGCTACCAGGCCAACCGCATCGCGGTGCAGAACGAGCTGGACCGCGCCCTGGCCGCGAGCACCGACAAGAAGCTGCACGCCGACCAGCGCGCCCAGGCGGCCAGCCGGGCCAACGACTCCCGCCCGCTGCTGGAGCCGGGCCGCCAGATCCTCGCCTTCGACCCGCGCGGCCGGGGCCTGGTCACCGAGGTCTTCGGCGACCTGGCCGCCGCCCAGCGGATCTCCGTGGTGGTGCCCGGGTCCGACAGTGACCTCGGTCACCACGACCCCAAGGACCGCCCGCTGCAGAGCTCCGCCGGCATGGCCCGCGCCGTGCAGGCCGAGGAGCAGAAGCTCTCGCCCGGCGTTCCGACCGCGGTGATCGCCTGGACCGACTACGTCAGCCCGCTCGGCCTGGGCCCGGACGCCGTGACCTCCCGGCTGGCCGACGCCGCCGTGCCGCGGCTGCTGCGCTTCCTCGACGGACTGCACCGGACCACCGCCCCGGCCGCCCCGCCGTCGCTGATCTGCCACTCCTACGGCAGCGTGGTCTGCGGCGAGGCGGCGCCCAAGCTGCGCGGCGCGACCACCGACATGATGATCCTCGGCAGCCCCGGCATGAACGTGGACAACGCCGCCCAGCTCGGCACCGGCGTCCAGGTCTGGGCCACCCGCAACCCGGCGGACTGGATCGGGAACGTCCCGTACCTGGAGGTCGGCGGTCTCGGCCACGGTGCCGACCCGACCAGCCCCGACTTCGGCGCCGAGCGCATCTCGTCCGCCGGAGCCGTCGGCCACGCCGGCTACTTCGACCCGGGCACCGACAGCCTCTACAACTTCGCCACCATCGCGCTGGGCGACTACCAGGACGTCAAGTACAGCTGA
- a CDS encoding MerR family transcriptional regulator has translation MSAELLASLDDAERTPRHSISEVAELTGLTAHTLRWYERIGLLEPVDRTHAGRRRYSDADLARLEFLGKLRLTGMSVADMVRYIEMVREGPATMDARRDLLIEHRAEVRERIADLHASLAVLDYKIDFYGAQAATTANTIAQANTSAKTTATVTTNDSTTTHERTTTNNSNSRKAVSA, from the coding sequence ATGAGCGCGGAACTCCTGGCGTCGCTCGACGATGCCGAACGGACGCCGCGGCACAGCATCAGCGAGGTCGCCGAGCTGACCGGGCTCACCGCCCACACGCTGCGCTGGTACGAGCGGATCGGCCTGCTCGAACCGGTGGACCGCACGCACGCCGGCCGCCGCCGCTACAGCGACGCCGACCTGGCCCGCCTGGAGTTCCTCGGCAAGCTGCGCCTGACCGGCATGTCGGTGGCGGACATGGTCCGCTACATCGAGATGGTCCGCGAGGGCCCCGCGACCATGGACGCGCGGCGCGACCTGCTGATCGAGCACCGCGCCGAGGTCCGGGAGCGGATAGCCGATCTGCACGCCAGCCTCGCGGTGCTGGACTACAAGATCGACTTTTACGGTGCGCAGGCGGCGACGACCGCGAACACGATCGCGCAGGCGAACACGAGCGCGAAGACGACCGCGACCGTGACCACGAACGACAGCACCACCACGCACGAGCGCACCACCACGAACAACAGCAACTCCCGGAAGGCAGTAAGCGCATGA
- a CDS encoding SitI3 family protein — MALDYYLDLITPWSAPQVARELRAVGDRTGLVDARHTTELVLGDGALTAGGTWFRVCRVGPRRWPTVIDGQEFTETVTVAFTLDKRDTITAMDEVVHLAAGLLQRVPGDAVLHFQSEVVWLLRRDGDLTLDERPEHWTPERLAAVPTPYRRLTHSFTDESGD; from the coding sequence ATGGCGCTCGACTACTACCTCGACCTGATAACCCCGTGGTCCGCCCCGCAGGTGGCCCGCGAGCTCCGCGCGGTGGGCGACCGCACGGGGCTGGTCGATGCGCGGCACACCACGGAACTGGTGCTCGGTGACGGCGCGTTGACGGCCGGGGGCACCTGGTTCCGAGTGTGCCGGGTGGGGCCACGCCGTTGGCCCACGGTGATCGACGGCCAGGAGTTCACCGAGACGGTGACCGTCGCGTTCACGCTCGACAAGCGGGACACGATCACCGCCATGGACGAGGTGGTGCACCTTGCCGCCGGCCTCCTGCAGCGGGTGCCCGGCGACGCCGTGCTGCACTTCCAGAGCGAGGTCGTCTGGCTGCTCCGCCGCGACGGCGACCTCACCCTCGATGAGCGGCCCGAGCACTGGACGCCGGAGCGCCTGGCCGCCGTTCCCACGCCCTACAGGCGCCTGACGCACTCATTCACCGACGAATCGGGTGACTGA
- a CDS encoding CehA/McbA family metallohydrolase, which translates to MPGVRRGPGWYRGDCHVHSVYSDGELTPVRLVAEARAAGLHFMAGTEHNSAANPDTWGAEAGDGLLVVLGTEVTTRTGHWLALGIEPGQLVDWDYRVRDGRIDQAMAGVHEVGGLCVAAHPHAPYPTGRFMYAYQGFDAVEVWNGPWSSDRPWQADNEAALAEWGRSLAADVETGQWRPAIGNSDAHLAGQLGTPQTVVFAEELSSPGVLAGIRVGRSWIAESAAVQLSFLADAAGRSAGVGERLATAGEPVTVRARIQGVPSATVTFHSDRGAVHRGSLPAHGTGTATWCTSAAETAFVRVELRHPDGRMAALSNPIILH; encoded by the coding sequence ATGCCGGGAGTGAGACGCGGTCCGGGCTGGTACCGGGGGGACTGCCATGTGCATTCGGTGTACTCGGACGGCGAGCTGACGCCCGTCCGGCTGGTCGCCGAGGCCCGCGCGGCCGGGCTGCACTTCATGGCCGGCACCGAGCACAACTCGGCTGCGAATCCTGACACTTGGGGAGCTGAAGCCGGAGATGGCCTGCTGGTCGTGCTGGGCACGGAAGTGACCACCCGCACCGGCCACTGGCTGGCCCTCGGTATCGAGCCGGGCCAACTGGTCGACTGGGACTACCGGGTGCGGGACGGACGCATTGACCAGGCGATGGCGGGCGTGCACGAGGTGGGCGGGCTCTGCGTGGCCGCGCACCCCCATGCGCCGTACCCGACGGGCCGGTTCATGTACGCCTACCAGGGCTTCGACGCGGTCGAGGTGTGGAACGGGCCGTGGAGCTCGGACCGGCCGTGGCAGGCCGACAACGAGGCAGCGCTCGCCGAGTGGGGGCGGAGCCTGGCCGCCGACGTGGAAACCGGGCAGTGGCGGCCCGCCATCGGCAACAGCGATGCGCATCTGGCGGGCCAACTCGGCACCCCGCAGACGGTGGTGTTCGCCGAGGAACTGAGCAGCCCGGGTGTGCTGGCGGGGATCAGGGTCGGGCGCAGCTGGATCGCCGAGTCGGCGGCCGTCCAACTCTCGTTCCTCGCCGATGCCGCGGGCCGCAGCGCCGGGGTGGGCGAGCGGCTGGCGACCGCGGGGGAGCCGGTCACGGTGCGGGCGCGGATCCAGGGGGTACCGTCCGCCACCGTGACCTTCCACAGCGATCGGGGCGCCGTGCACCGGGGTTCGCTGCCCGCGCACGGCACGGGCACCGCGACCTGGTGCACGAGTGCGGCGGAAACGGCCTTCGTCCGGGTCGAACTGCGCCATCCCGACGGCCGGATGGCCGCGCTCAGCAACCCGATCATCCTGCACTGA
- a CDS encoding DUF3052 domain-containing protein: MSATADPADKSNPALKLGFEPGQVIQELGFDDDTDQVLREGIEEITGEELADEDYDDVADGVLLWHRDDDGDLTDALVDAQEYLVEGGLIWLLTPKKGRDGHIEAHEIAEAAQTAGLSQTSSISVAAEWAGTRLATPKAAKSKR; encoded by the coding sequence GTGAGCGCGACCGCGGACCCCGCGGACAAGTCCAACCCGGCCCTCAAGCTGGGCTTCGAGCCCGGTCAGGTCATCCAGGAGCTCGGGTTCGACGATGACACCGACCAGGTTCTCCGCGAGGGCATCGAGGAGATCACTGGGGAGGAGCTCGCCGACGAGGACTACGACGACGTCGCCGACGGCGTCCTGCTGTGGCACCGCGATGATGACGGGGATCTGACCGATGCCCTCGTCGACGCCCAGGAGTACCTGGTCGAAGGCGGTCTGATCTGGCTGCTGACGCCCAAGAAGGGGCGCGACGGCCACATCGAGGCCCACGAGATCGCCGAGGCCGCGCAGACCGCGGGTCTCTCCCAGACCAGCTCGATCAGCGTCGCCGCCGAGTGGGCGGGCACCCGCCTGGCCACGCCGAAGGCCGCGAAGTCCAAGCGCTGA
- a CDS encoding aldo/keto reductase: MSDTKLPTVELGKGGPLVGAQGLGCMGMSEFYGPTDTTEALATLDAALEAGVTLYDTADMYGFGANEELIGPFVRANRDQVVIATKFAIERRAEDPTYRKVRNDPAYIRQAVDGSLKRLGIDVIDLYYMHRRDPGVPLAESIGAMAELVQAGKVRHLGLSEVTGAELREAHAVHPIAAVQSEWSLFTRDVERAVVPTAAELGVALVPYSPLGRGFLTGSFAQAGELTEGDFRHSQPRFTGDNAAANAALIAPIQQIAAERGVTAAQVALAWVQQRAQVHNLTVVPIPGTRKRTRLAENVAGAVLKLTDAELAKLEPIAGEVTGDRYADMQFTFAGRE, from the coding sequence ATGAGTGACACCAAGCTCCCCACCGTCGAGCTCGGCAAGGGCGGTCCGCTGGTCGGGGCGCAGGGCCTGGGCTGCATGGGCATGAGCGAGTTCTACGGCCCGACCGACACCACCGAGGCGCTGGCGACCCTGGACGCCGCGCTGGAGGCGGGCGTCACCCTGTACGACACCGCCGACATGTACGGCTTCGGCGCCAACGAGGAGCTGATCGGCCCGTTCGTCCGGGCCAACCGCGACCAGGTGGTGATCGCCACCAAGTTCGCCATCGAGCGACGGGCCGAGGATCCCACCTACCGCAAGGTCCGCAACGACCCGGCCTACATCCGCCAGGCCGTCGACGGCTCGCTCAAGCGCCTGGGCATCGACGTGATCGACCTCTACTACATGCACCGCCGCGACCCCGGCGTGCCGCTGGCCGAGTCGATCGGCGCCATGGCCGAGCTGGTGCAGGCCGGCAAGGTCCGCCACCTGGGCCTGTCCGAGGTGACGGGTGCCGAGCTGCGCGAGGCGCACGCGGTCCACCCGATCGCCGCCGTGCAGTCCGAGTGGTCGCTGTTCACCCGGGACGTCGAGCGGGCCGTGGTGCCCACCGCCGCCGAGCTGGGCGTCGCCCTGGTGCCGTACTCGCCGCTCGGCCGCGGCTTCCTGACCGGCTCCTTCGCCCAGGCCGGCGAGCTGACCGAGGGCGACTTCCGCCACAGCCAGCCGCGCTTCACCGGCGACAACGCGGCCGCCAACGCCGCGCTGATCGCGCCGATCCAGCAGATCGCCGCCGAGCGCGGGGTGACGGCGGCTCAGGTCGCGCTGGCCTGGGTGCAGCAGCGGGCCCAGGTGCACAACCTGACGGTCGTTCCGATCCCGGGCACCCGCAAGCGCACCCGGCTCGCCGAGAACGTCGCCGGCGCCGTCCTGAAGCTCACCGACGCCGAGCTGGCCAAGCTGGAGCCCATCGCCGGCGAGGTGACGGGCGACCGCTACGCCGACATGCAGTTCACCTTCGCCGGGCGGGAGTGA
- a CDS encoding peroxiredoxin → MAIEVGTQAPDFELKNQHGELVKLSDFRGEKNVVLVFYPFAFTGVCTGEVCEIQNELPRLQNDDVQVLAVSNDSPFSLRVFAEQQGLEYPLLSDFWPHGTVSRAYGVFDEEKGCAVRGTFVIDKAGVVRWTVVNGLPDARDTKEYLTAVDAL, encoded by the coding sequence ATGGCCATCGAGGTCGGCACCCAGGCTCCGGACTTCGAGCTCAAGAACCAGCACGGCGAGCTGGTCAAGCTCTCCGACTTCCGGGGCGAGAAGAACGTCGTCCTGGTCTTCTACCCGTTCGCCTTCACCGGTGTCTGCACCGGCGAGGTCTGCGAGATCCAGAACGAGCTGCCGCGGCTGCAGAACGACGACGTGCAGGTGCTGGCGGTCTCCAACGACTCGCCGTTCAGCCTGCGGGTCTTCGCCGAGCAGCAGGGCCTGGAGTACCCGCTGCTGTCGGACTTCTGGCCGCACGGCACCGTCTCCCGGGCCTACGGCGTCTTCGACGAGGAGAAGGGCTGCGCGGTGCGCGGCACCTTCGTGATCGACAAGGCCGGCGTGGTGCGCTGGACGGTCGTCAACGGCCTGCCGGACGCCCGCGACACCAAGGAGTACCTGACGGCGGTCGACGCGCTCTGA
- the aceE gene encoding pyruvate dehydrogenase (acetyl-transferring), homodimeric type, which translates to MASGSDRNPIIIGGLPSQVPDFDPEETAEWLESLDAAIDERGRERARYLMLRLIERAREKRVAVPEMRSTDYVNTIATKDEPFFPGNEEIERKVLNATRWNAAVMVSRAQRPGIGVGGHIATFASSASLYDVGFNYFFRGKDAEGESGDQIFFQGHASPGIYARAFLLDRLSEQQLDAFRQEKSKAPYGLSSYPHPRLMPDFWEFPTVSMGLGPLGAIYQARMNRYLEHRGIKDTSQSHVYAFLGDGEMDEPESLGQLSLAAREGLDNLTFVVNCNLQRLDGPVRGNGKIIQELESQFRGAGWNVIKLIWDRTWDPLLAQDRDGVLVNKMNTTPDGQFQTYATETGAYIREHFFGDDLRLRAMVENMTDQQIQHLGRGGHDHKKVYAAFKAAREHKGQPTVILAQTVKGWTLGPNFEGRNATHQMKKLTVEDLKRFRDRLHIPITDKQLEEGYPPYYHPGRDSEEIQYMHDRRQELGGYVPTRKVRPRQLVLPGDDAYKAVKKGSGQQTIATTMAFVRLLKDLMRDKGIGNRFVPIAPDEYRTFGMDSLFPSAKIYNPLGQTYESVDRELLLAYKESPTGQMLHDGISEAGSTASLIAAGSSYATHGEPLIPVYVFYSMFGFQRTGDQFWQMADQLARGFVIGATAGRTTLTGEGLQHADGHSHLLASTNPGVVAYDPAYGFEIAHIVQDGLRRMYGSTAEHPHGEDVFYYMTVYNEPIQMPAEPEDVDVEGILKGLHKYQAGTAGQIPAQILASGVAVPWALEAQRILAEEWNVKADVWSATSWNELRRDAVATEEFNLLHPEEPQRVPYVTQKLQGAEGPFVAVSDWMRAVPDQIARWVPGQWQSLGADGFGFADTRGAARRFFHIDAQSVVLGVLTELAKQGKIERSALKETIDRYQLLDVAAAHPGAAGGDA; encoded by the coding sequence GTGGCTTCCGGATCAGATCGCAACCCGATCATCATTGGCGGCCTTCCGAGTCAGGTCCCGGACTTCGATCCCGAGGAGACCGCGGAATGGCTGGAGTCGCTTGACGCGGCCATCGACGAGCGGGGACGTGAGCGCGCCCGCTACCTGATGCTCCGCCTGATCGAGCGTGCCCGCGAGAAGCGCGTGGCCGTGCCCGAGATGCGCAGCACGGACTACGTCAACACGATCGCCACCAAGGACGAGCCGTTCTTCCCCGGCAACGAGGAGATCGAGCGCAAGGTCCTCAACGCGACCCGCTGGAACGCGGCCGTCATGGTTTCGCGCGCCCAGCGGCCCGGCATCGGCGTCGGCGGCCACATCGCCACCTTCGCCTCCTCCGCGTCGCTCTACGACGTCGGCTTCAACTACTTCTTCCGCGGCAAGGACGCCGAGGGCGAGTCCGGCGACCAGATCTTCTTCCAGGGCCACGCCTCCCCGGGCATCTACGCCCGCGCCTTCCTGCTGGACCGACTCTCCGAGCAGCAGCTCGACGCGTTCCGCCAGGAGAAGTCCAAGGCCCCGTACGGCCTGTCCAGCTACCCGCACCCGCGGCTGATGCCGGACTTCTGGGAGTTCCCGACCGTCTCCATGGGCCTCGGCCCGCTGGGTGCGATCTACCAGGCCCGGATGAACCGCTACCTGGAGCACCGCGGCATCAAGGACACCTCTCAGTCGCACGTCTACGCCTTCCTCGGTGACGGCGAGATGGACGAGCCGGAGTCGCTCGGCCAGCTGTCGCTCGCCGCGCGCGAGGGCCTGGACAACCTGACCTTCGTGGTCAACTGCAACCTGCAGCGCCTGGACGGCCCGGTCCGCGGCAACGGCAAGATCATCCAGGAGCTGGAGTCGCAGTTCCGCGGCGCCGGCTGGAACGTCATCAAGCTGATCTGGGACCGCACCTGGGACCCGCTGCTGGCCCAGGACCGCGACGGCGTCCTGGTCAACAAGATGAACACCACCCCGGACGGCCAGTTCCAGACCTACGCGACCGAGACCGGCGCGTACATCCGCGAGCACTTCTTCGGTGACGACCTGCGCCTGCGCGCGATGGTCGAGAACATGACCGACCAGCAGATCCAGCACCTGGGTCGTGGCGGCCACGACCACAAGAAGGTCTACGCGGCCTTCAAGGCGGCCCGCGAGCACAAGGGCCAGCCGACCGTGATCCTGGCCCAGACCGTCAAGGGCTGGACCCTGGGTCCGAACTTCGAGGGCCGCAACGCGACCCACCAGATGAAGAAGCTGACCGTCGAGGACCTCAAGCGGTTCCGCGACCGGCTGCACATCCCGATCACCGACAAGCAGCTGGAGGAGGGCTACCCGCCCTACTACCACCCGGGCCGCGACTCGGAGGAGATCCAGTACATGCACGACCGCCGGCAGGAGCTCGGCGGCTACGTGCCGACCCGCAAGGTGCGCCCGCGCCAGCTGGTGCTGCCCGGCGACGACGCGTACAAGGCGGTCAAGAAGGGCTCCGGCCAGCAGACCATCGCCACCACGATGGCCTTCGTCCGGCTGCTCAAGGACCTGATGCGGGACAAGGGCATCGGCAACCGCTTCGTGCCGATCGCGCCGGACGAGTACCGCACCTTCGGCATGGACTCGCTCTTCCCGTCGGCCAAGATCTACAACCCGCTCGGCCAGACCTACGAGTCGGTCGACCGCGAGCTGCTGCTGGCCTACAAGGAGTCGCCGACCGGCCAGATGCTGCACGACGGCATCTCCGAGGCCGGCAGCACCGCCTCGCTGATCGCCGCCGGTTCGTCCTACGCGACGCACGGCGAGCCGCTGATCCCGGTCTACGTCTTCTACTCGATGTTCGGGTTCCAGCGCACCGGCGACCAGTTCTGGCAGATGGCCGACCAGCTGGCCCGCGGCTTCGTCATCGGCGCCACCGCCGGCCGCACCACGCTGACCGGTGAGGGCCTGCAGCACGCCGACGGCCACTCGCACCTGCTGGCGTCCACCAACCCGGGCGTGGTGGCCTACGACCCGGCCTACGGGTTCGAGATCGCCCACATCGTCCAGGACGGTCTGCGCCGGATGTACGGCTCCACCGCCGAGCACCCGCACGGCGAGGACGTCTTCTACTACATGACGGTCTACAACGAGCCGATCCAGATGCCGGCCGAGCCCGAGGACGTCGACGTCGAGGGCATCCTCAAGGGCCTCCACAAGTACCAGGCCGGCACCGCCGGCCAGATCCCGGCGCAGATCCTCGCCTCGGGTGTCGCGGTGCCGTGGGCGCTGGAGGCGCAGCGGATCCTCGCCGAGGAGTGGAACGTCAAGGCGGACGTCTGGTCGGCCACCTCCTGGAACGAGCTGCGCCGCGACGCGGTCGCCACCGAGGAGTTCAACCTGCTCCACCCGGAGGAGCCTCAGCGGGTGCCGTACGTCACCCAGAAGCTACAGGGCGCCGAGGGCCCGTTCGTCGCGGTCTCCGACTGGATGCGCGCGGTGCCGGACCAGATCGCCCGCTGGGTGCCGGGCCAGTGGCAGTCGCTGGGCGCCGACGGCTTCGGCTTCGCCGACACCCGCGGTGCGGCCCGCCGGTTCTTCCACATCGACGCGCAGTCGGTGGTCCTGGGCGTGCTCACCGAGCTGGCCAAGCAGGGCAAGATCGAGCGCTCCGCGCTGAAGGAGACGATCGACCGCTACCAGCTGCTCGATGTCGCCGCCGCCCACCCGGGCGCAGCCGGCGGCGACGCCTGA
- a CDS encoding serine hydrolase domain-containing protein: MQSVRMIEDWPVKTAAVAVVRGADGALLGAHGPQRHRFQLASVTKPLTAYAALVAVEEGVFELDDPAGPDGATVRHLLSHCSGLAFDEPRAMAAPGTRRLYSNAGFDVLADTVAKASGIPFERYAAEAVFQPLGMTDTVIDPAHRSPAGAGGVSTAADLALFAAELQAPRLLHPSTVATATLEVSFPGLSGVLPGFGHQRPNDWGLGFEIRDGKSPHWTGATSSPATFGHFGQSGTFLWVDPVAGVACVALADRNFGPWAAEVWPAFTDAVLAELRGQR, encoded by the coding sequence ATGCAGAGCGTGCGGATGATCGAAGACTGGCCGGTCAAGACGGCTGCGGTGGCAGTGGTGCGGGGCGCGGACGGCGCGCTGCTGGGGGCGCACGGCCCGCAGCGGCACCGCTTCCAACTGGCCTCGGTGACGAAGCCGCTGACCGCCTACGCGGCGCTGGTCGCCGTCGAGGAGGGCGTCTTCGAGCTGGACGACCCGGCCGGGCCGGACGGCGCCACCGTGCGCCACCTGCTGTCCCACTGCTCGGGTCTGGCCTTCGACGAGCCCCGGGCGATGGCCGCCCCCGGGACCCGCCGCCTCTACTCCAACGCCGGCTTCGACGTCCTCGCCGACACCGTGGCCAAGGCGTCCGGCATCCCGTTCGAGCGCTATGCGGCCGAGGCCGTGTTCCAGCCGCTGGGCATGACGGACACCGTGATCGACCCGGCGCACCGCAGCCCGGCCGGCGCCGGCGGCGTCTCCACGGCCGCCGATCTGGCGCTCTTCGCCGCCGAGTTGCAGGCCCCGCGCCTGCTGCACCCCTCCACGGTGGCCACCGCCACCCTTGAGGTGTCCTTCCCCGGCCTGAGTGGGGTGCTGCCGGGCTTCGGCCACCAGCGGCCCAACGACTGGGGCTTGGGCTTCGAGATCCGCGACGGCAAGTCCCCGCACTGGACGGGCGCCACCAGCTCCCCCGCCACCTTCGGGCACTTCGGCCAGTCCGGCACCTTCCTCTGGGTCGACCCGGTGGCGGGCGTGGCCTGCGTTGCCCTCGCCGACCGCAACTTCGGGCCGTGGGCCGCCGAGGTGTGGCCGGCCTTCACCGACGCCGTGCTCGCGGAGCTGCGCGGACAGCGCTGA